In Primulina eburnea isolate SZY01 chromosome 14, ASM2296580v1, whole genome shotgun sequence, the following proteins share a genomic window:
- the LOC140812461 gene encoding chitinase 6-like: MIIFGAKNTCGTFYTFLAVVLTAGKSVFGQNFPGISGIVTDAFFDGIASKAGGGCPGIGFYSRSAFLDALGPYPEFGSGSSDVAKREIAAFFAHVTYETGSLCYIEEIRGANGGVFCDSSSRQNPCVPGKSYYGRGPLQLTWNFNYGPAGRSIGFDGLNDPDIVARDPVVSFKTALWLWMDKCHNAITSGQGFGATIRAINVLAYDGGSQAVINSLVQYYRNYSSELGVDPGGNITC; the protein is encoded by the exons ATGATCATCTTCGGCGCCAAAAATACTTGTGGCACATTTTACACCTTTTTAGCCGTAGTTCTCACTGCCGGGAAGTCGGTTTTCGGGCAGAACTTCCCGGGAATTTCCGGTATCGTGACTGATGCATTTTTCGATGGAATCGCTAGTAAGGCCGGTGGAGGCTGCCCGGGGATAGGATTCTACTCACGATCCGCCTTCCTCGATGCTCTCGGTCCCTATCCCGAGTTTGGAAGCGGGTCTAGTGATGTTGCTAAGCGTGAGATTGCTGCATTCTTCGCACACGTTACTTATGAAACAGGAA GTTTGTGCTATATAGAGGAAATTCGTGGCGCAAATGGAGGAGTCTTTTGCGACAGTAGTAGCAGACAAAATCCATGTGTACCTGGGAAGAGTTACTACGGCAGAGGTCCCCTTCAACTCACATGGAATTTCAATTACGGGCCGGCCGGCCGGAGCATCGGGTTCGATGGACTGAACGACCCCGATATCGTGGCCAGAGATCCCGTAGTATCCTTCAAGACGGCCCTTTGGCTTTGGATGGACAAATGTCACAATGCAATAACTTCTGGCCAAGGGTTCGGAGCCACGATTCGAGCTATTAATGTACTCGCATACGATGGAGGAAGTCAGGCTGTGATTAACTCGCTTGTTCAGTACTACAGAAATTATTCTAGTGAACTAGGAGTTGATCCTGGTGGCAATATTACTTGCTAG
- the LOC140812686 gene encoding PITH domain-containing protein At3g04780, whose product MSVESVSGVPRSQIDLLDFVDWSGVECLNQSGSHSLPNALKQGYREDDDLNLESDADEQLLIYIPFLQVIKLHSVVIKGPEEEGPKTVKLFANREHMGFSNVNDFPPSDSAVLSTENLEGKPVIVKYVKFQNVRSLTIFIEENQSGSEITKIQKIVLYGTTVETTDMKGLKKIEDH is encoded by the exons ATGTCTGTTGAATCAGTATCTGGAGTCCCAAGAAGCCAA ATTGATTTGCTGGATTTTGTTGATTGGTCTGGTGTTGAATGCCTAAATCAAAGCGGCAGCCACTCTCTTCCAAATGCTCTCAAACAG GGTTATAGAGAAGATGATGATTTGAATTTGGAAAGCGATGCAGATGAGCaactattgatttatattcctTTTTTGCAAGTTATTAAACTGCATTCTGTTGTCATTAAAGGGCCGGAGGAAGAAG GTCCCAAGACTGTGAAGCTTTTTGCTAACAGGGAGCACATGGGCTTCAG TAATGTTAACGATTTTCCCCCAAGTGACTCTGCTGTTTTATCCACAGAAAACCTGGAG GGAAAACCAGTTATTGTGAAATACGTCAAGTTTCAAAATGTCCGAAG CTTGACAATTTTCATTGAAGAAAATCAATCTGGTTCAGAAATTACAAAAATCCAAAAGATTGTTCTCTATGGAACTAC GGTTGAAACAACAGATATGAAAGGTTTGAAGAAGATCGAGGATCACTAA